Proteins encoded together in one Kitasatospora albolonga window:
- a CDS encoding aspartate aminotransferase family protein, translated as MTDGGPGGFDLGRLLAERGAERYELHARHLNHQLPRMLHTIGFDKVYERAEGAYFWDAEGNDYLDMLAGFGVMGLGRHHPVVRKALHDVLDARLADLTRFDCQPLPGLLAEKLLGHSPHLDRVFFGNSGTEAVETALKFARYATGKPRVLYCDHAFHGLTTGSLSVNGERGFRDGFAPLLPDTPIALGDLDALRRELKRGDVAALVVEPVQGKGVHAAPPGFLYEAQELLHRHKALLIADEVQTGLGRTGDFYAYQHEEGVEPDLVCVAKALSGGYVPVGATLGKDWIFRKVYSSMDRVLVHSASFGSNAQAMAAGLAVLTVMEDEEIVAGARRTGDLLRERLTALVDRYELLHEVRGRGLMIGIEFGRPSSLKLRSRWTMLQAARKGLFAQMVVVPLLQKHRILTQVSGDHLEVIKLIPPLIIGEAEVDRFVTAFTEVMDDAHSGGGLMWDFGRTLVKQAVANR; from the coding sequence GTGACGGACGGCGGGCCGGGCGGCTTCGACCTGGGACGGCTCCTGGCGGAGCGCGGGGCCGAGCGGTACGAGCTGCATGCGCGCCATCTCAACCACCAGCTGCCGCGCATGCTGCACACCATCGGCTTCGACAAGGTCTACGAGCGGGCCGAGGGCGCGTACTTCTGGGACGCCGAGGGCAACGACTACCTGGACATGCTCGCCGGGTTCGGCGTGATGGGCCTCGGCCGGCACCACCCGGTCGTCCGCAAGGCCCTGCACGACGTGCTCGACGCCCGGCTCGCCGACCTCACCCGCTTCGACTGCCAGCCGCTGCCCGGGCTGCTCGCGGAGAAGCTGCTCGGCCACAGCCCGCACCTGGACCGCGTCTTCTTCGGGAACAGCGGTACGGAAGCGGTCGAGACGGCGCTGAAGTTCGCCCGCTACGCCACCGGGAAGCCCCGCGTCCTCTACTGCGACCACGCCTTCCACGGGCTGACCACCGGCTCCCTCTCCGTCAACGGCGAGAGGGGCTTCCGGGACGGCTTCGCCCCGCTGCTGCCCGACACCCCGATCGCGCTCGGCGACCTGGACGCGCTGCGCCGGGAGCTGAAGCGCGGGGACGTGGCCGCCCTGGTCGTCGAACCCGTCCAGGGCAAGGGCGTGCACGCCGCGCCGCCCGGCTTCCTGTACGAGGCGCAGGAGCTGCTGCACCGGCACAAGGCGCTGCTGATCGCGGACGAGGTGCAGACGGGGCTGGGCCGGACCGGTGACTTCTACGCCTACCAGCACGAGGAGGGCGTGGAACCGGATCTGGTGTGCGTCGCCAAGGCGCTCTCCGGCGGCTATGTCCCGGTCGGCGCCACGCTCGGCAAGGACTGGATCTTCCGCAAGGTCTACTCCTCGATGGACCGGGTCCTCGTCCACTCCGCGAGCTTCGGCTCCAACGCCCAGGCCATGGCGGCGGGGCTCGCGGTGCTCACGGTGATGGAGGACGAGGAGATCGTCGCGGGCGCCCGGCGGACCGGCGATCTGCTGCGGGAGCGGCTGACGGCCCTGGTGGACCGCTACGAGCTGCTGCACGAGGTGCGCGGGCGCGGGCTGATGATCGGCATCGAGTTCGGGCGGCCCTCCTCGCTCAAGCTCCGCAGCCGCTGGACCATGCTCCAGGCGGCCCGCAAGGGACTCTTCGCCCAGATGGTCGTGGTGCCGCTGCTCCAGAAGCACCGCATCCTCACCCAGGTCTCCGGCGACCACCTGGAAGTGATCAAGCTGATCCCGCCGCTGATCATCGGGGAGGCGGAGGTGGACCGCTTCGTGACGGCGTTCACGGAGGTCATGGACGACGCGCACAGCGGCGGCGGGCTGATGTGGGACTTCGGCCGGACCCTGGTGAAGCAGGCGGTGGCCAACCGCTGA
- a CDS encoding SGNH hydrolase has protein sequence MADDSRTQQQNIIGSYAAIGDSFTEGVGDPGPDGTFVGWADRFAVLLADRLPDPDAATTPDGTRHGNFRYANLAVRGRLLDQIVEEQIPRAKELAPDLVSFCAGGNDIIRPGADPDDLAERYEKAVAELTEAVGTVMVTTGFDTRGVPVLRHMRGRIATYNVHLRAIADRYHCPVLDLWSLRSVQDRRAWDADRLHLSPEGHTRVALRAAQVLGHDVPADPDQPWPPQAQRTPFDERRDNIQWAREYLVPWIGRRLRGESSGDHVEAKRPDLLPL, from the coding sequence GTGGCAGACGATTCGAGAACCCAGCAGCAGAACATCATCGGGTCGTACGCGGCGATCGGGGACAGCTTTACCGAAGGCGTCGGAGATCCCGGCCCCGACGGCACCTTCGTCGGCTGGGCGGACCGCTTCGCGGTTCTCCTCGCCGACCGGCTTCCGGACCCCGACGCGGCGACGACCCCGGACGGAACCCGGCACGGGAATTTCCGTTACGCCAATCTCGCCGTACGCGGACGCCTCCTCGACCAGATCGTCGAGGAGCAGATTCCCCGCGCCAAGGAACTGGCCCCCGACCTGGTCAGCTTCTGCGCGGGCGGCAACGACATCATCCGGCCCGGCGCCGACCCCGACGATCTGGCCGAGCGCTACGAGAAGGCCGTCGCGGAGCTGACCGAGGCGGTCGGCACCGTCATGGTCACCACCGGGTTCGACACCCGGGGCGTTCCGGTGCTGCGCCACATGCGCGGCAGGATCGCCACGTACAACGTCCATCTGAGGGCCATCGCCGACCGCTACCACTGCCCCGTGCTCGACCTGTGGTCGCTGCGCTCGGTCCAGGACCGGCGCGCGTGGGACGCCGACCGGCTCCACCTGTCGCCCGAGGGCCACACCCGCGTCGCGCTGCGCGCCGCCCAGGTCCTCGGCCACGACGTCCCGGCCGACCCGGACCAGCCCTGGCCGCCGCAGGCCCAGCGCACCCCCTTTGACGAGCGGCGCGACAACATCCAGTGGGCGCGGGAGTACCTCGTGCCGTGGATCGGGCGGCGGCTGCGCGGCGAATCGTCGGGCGACCACGTCGAGGCGAAGCGGCCGGACCTGCTGCCGCTGTAG
- a CDS encoding XRE family transcriptional regulator, which translates to MNPPDEGAADELPGVAPRLRDLRRGRGLTLETAAQRAGLSPAHLSRLETGRRQPSLPMLLGLARIYGTTVSELLGEKPPERDAIVRGGAFEGAEADGWMYRRAGGSGRAMQALRVRVPYGAQGDLVRVHPGEEWLYVLGGRLRVALGETVHDLDPGDSAHFDSLTPHRIAALDRGGAELLFVHSLLQSPAAELCLGNALHTR; encoded by the coding sequence ATGAACCCTCCGGACGAAGGGGCGGCCGACGAGCTCCCCGGCGTCGCACCCCGACTGCGCGACCTGCGTCGCGGACGCGGTCTCACCCTGGAGACCGCCGCCCAGCGGGCCGGACTCTCCCCGGCCCACCTCTCCCGGCTGGAGACCGGCCGCCGCCAGCCCTCGCTGCCCATGCTGCTGGGCCTCGCCCGTATCTACGGTACGACGGTCTCCGAGCTGCTCGGCGAGAAACCGCCCGAGCGGGACGCGATCGTCCGGGGCGGCGCCTTCGAGGGGGCCGAGGCCGACGGCTGGATGTACCGCCGGGCCGGTGGCTCCGGCCGCGCCATGCAGGCGCTGCGGGTCCGTGTCCCGTACGGCGCCCAGGGCGATCTGGTCCGGGTGCACCCCGGTGAGGAGTGGCTGTACGTCCTCGGCGGGCGGCTGCGGGTCGCGCTGGGGGAGACCGTGCACGATCTGGACCCGGGCGACAGTGCCCACTTCGACTCGCTCACCCCGCACCGGATCGCGGCCCTGGACCGGGGCGGGGCGGAGCTGCTCTTCGTCCACTCCCTGCTCCAGAGCCCGGCGGCCGAGCTCTGCCTCGGCAACGCGCTGCACACGCGCTGA
- a CDS encoding peptidase, whose amino-acid sequence MPAKGKHRRTKSGPIHRGVLAAGTGGAVLALPLIGATGAHAAEKAAPAVKPAAATAAAAQSAPQAAPATAKTAPKTYSVVSGDHLSKIAAEQQVKGGWQKLYQDNRSTVGENPSLIFPGMKLTLGAKASGSATPSQTQKSAPAPEAAAPKAAPKKAQPAPEAAPKQAPKAAPKADVISADESDAAAQSGTSPQTGSAESTGSGWTAPLANAQVTTQYRASGSSWSSGYHTGSDFRAASGTPIRAIGPGTVVSAGWSGSYGNEVVIKHEDGMYSQYAHQSSLSVSAGQTVTGGQQIGLSGSTGNSTGPHLHFEVRTGPGYGSDVDPVAYLRQHGVSL is encoded by the coding sequence ATGCCCGCAAAGGGTAAGCACCGTCGTACCAAGTCCGGCCCGATCCACCGCGGCGTCCTCGCCGCGGGCACCGGCGGCGCCGTACTCGCCCTCCCGCTGATCGGCGCCACCGGCGCGCACGCCGCGGAGAAGGCCGCCCCCGCCGTCAAGCCCGCCGCCGCCACGGCCGCCGCCGCGCAGAGCGCACCGCAGGCCGCGCCCGCCACGGCGAAGACCGCCCCGAAGACGTACTCCGTCGTCTCCGGCGACCACCTCTCGAAGATCGCCGCCGAGCAGCAGGTCAAGGGCGGCTGGCAGAAGCTGTACCAGGACAACCGGTCGACCGTCGGCGAGAACCCCAGCCTGATCTTCCCGGGCATGAAGCTCACCCTCGGTGCCAAGGCGTCCGGCTCCGCCACGCCTTCGCAGACCCAGAAGTCCGCTCCGGCCCCCGAGGCCGCCGCTCCGAAGGCCGCGCCGAAGAAGGCGCAGCCCGCCCCCGAGGCCGCGCCGAAGCAGGCCCCGAAGGCCGCCCCGAAGGCGGACGTCATCTCGGCCGACGAGTCCGACGCCGCCGCGCAGTCCGGCACCTCCCCGCAGACCGGCTCCGCCGAGTCCACCGGTTCCGGCTGGACCGCCCCGCTGGCCAACGCCCAGGTCACCACCCAGTACCGCGCCTCCGGCTCCAGCTGGTCCAGCGGCTACCACACCGGCTCCGACTTCCGGGCCGCCTCCGGCACCCCGATCCGCGCCATCGGCCCGGGCACCGTGGTCTCGGCCGGCTGGAGCGGTTCGTACGGCAACGAGGTCGTCATCAAGCACGAGGACGGCATGTACTCCCAGTACGCCCACCAGTCCTCGCTGAGCGTCTCCGCAGGCCAGACCGTCACCGGCGGCCAGCAGATCGGCCTCTCCGGCTCCACCGGCAACTCCACCGGCCCGCACCTCCACTTCGAGGTCCGCACCGGCCCGGGCTACGGCTCCGACGTCGACCCGGTCGCCTACCTGCGGCAGCACGGCGTCTCCCTCTGA
- a CDS encoding protein tyrosine phosphatase — translation MTQQVPQVPPTETALTGVRNFRDVGGLPTTDGRRTAFGRLYRSGHLAHATAEDALFLGGLGLHTVFDFRNSADHRLDGYDIELAGVRNVSIPLSDPADGAEFWRLVRDGNIEQLRSVLANGKATERMLHMYRATIVDRTAEHSRVLHALAEDSVPALMHCAAGKDRAGLSIAVSLLAVGVEREAIEADYLKSNDPHRRYKVKRTDMSEVGMSPEVLELLNPLFGAQPEYLAAAFAAIDETWGTTERYLTEGLNVSPETRERLRERLLDQG, via the coding sequence GTGACGCAGCAGGTGCCGCAGGTCCCGCCGACCGAGACCGCACTGACCGGAGTCCGCAACTTCCGCGATGTGGGCGGCCTCCCCACCACGGACGGCCGGCGCACCGCCTTCGGCCGGCTCTACCGCAGCGGTCACCTGGCGCACGCCACCGCCGAGGACGCGCTCTTCCTCGGCGGGCTCGGGCTGCACACCGTCTTCGACTTCCGCAACTCCGCCGACCACCGGCTCGACGGGTACGACATCGAGCTGGCCGGTGTCCGCAATGTCAGCATTCCGCTCTCCGACCCGGCCGACGGCGCCGAGTTCTGGCGGCTGGTGCGCGACGGGAACATCGAGCAGCTGCGCTCGGTCCTGGCGAACGGCAAGGCCACCGAGCGGATGCTCCACATGTACCGCGCGACCATCGTGGACCGCACCGCCGAGCACAGCCGCGTCCTGCACGCGCTGGCGGAGGACAGCGTGCCCGCCCTGATGCACTGCGCGGCGGGCAAGGACCGGGCGGGTCTGTCGATCGCGGTCTCACTGCTCGCGGTCGGCGTCGAGCGCGAGGCGATCGAGGCGGACTACCTCAAGTCCAACGATCCGCACCGCCGGTACAAGGTGAAGCGCACGGACATGTCCGAGGTCGGGATGTCGCCCGAGGTGCTGGAGCTCCTGAACCCGCTCTTCGGGGCGCAGCCCGAGTACCTCGCGGCGGCGTTCGCGGCCATCGACGAGACCTGGGGCACGACGGAGCGCTATCTGACGGAGGGACTGAACGTCTCCCCCGAGACCCGGGAGCGGCTGCGCGAGCGACTGCTCGACCAGGGCTGA
- a CDS encoding radical SAM protein, with protein sequence MDLTILYRGPLASCDYDCPYCPFAKRRDSRAQLTSDREALERFTGWAAAQTGDRLSVLFTPWGEGLVRSWYRRALTELSHLPHIGRVAIQTNLSGRTAWLADADPERIALWCTYHPGQTPYERFLGKCRELSARGIRFSVGVVGFEAHLEEARRLRAALPAEVYLWVNAAEGRTYTDEEAERWTELDPLFPYSRHPHRSAGLPCRTGESVISVDGEGTVRRCHFVKAELGNLYDGSYRRALRPRACPLAVCDCHIGYVHLETLPLYDVFAGGVLERIPAVPGTAGPAPDGPAVPGPSRRTLPLLGP encoded by the coding sequence GTGGACCTGACGATCCTCTACCGGGGCCCGCTGGCCTCGTGCGACTACGACTGTCCGTACTGCCCGTTCGCCAAACGGCGGGACAGCCGGGCGCAGTTGACCTCCGACCGGGAGGCGCTGGAGCGGTTCACGGGGTGGGCGGCGGCGCAGACCGGCGACCGGCTCTCCGTGCTGTTCACCCCGTGGGGCGAGGGTCTGGTGCGGTCCTGGTACCGGCGGGCGCTGACCGAGCTGTCGCATCTCCCGCACATCGGCCGGGTGGCCATCCAGACCAATCTGAGCGGCCGCACCGCCTGGCTCGCGGACGCCGATCCGGAGCGGATCGCGCTCTGGTGCACGTACCACCCGGGGCAGACCCCGTACGAGCGGTTTCTCGGCAAGTGCCGTGAGCTGTCGGCCCGGGGCATCCGGTTCAGCGTGGGCGTGGTGGGGTTCGAGGCCCACCTCGAAGAGGCCAGGCGGCTGCGGGCCGCGCTGCCCGCCGAGGTCTACCTCTGGGTGAACGCCGCCGAGGGGCGGACGTACACCGACGAGGAGGCGGAGCGGTGGACCGAGCTGGACCCGCTCTTCCCGTACAGCAGGCATCCGCACCGCTCGGCGGGGCTGCCCTGCCGGACGGGCGAGTCGGTGATCTCGGTGGACGGCGAGGGGACGGTGCGACGCTGCCACTTCGTCAAGGCCGAGCTGGGCAACCTGTACGACGGCAGCTACCGCCGGGCGCTTCGCCCGCGGGCCTGTCCGCTCGCCGTCTGCGACTGCCACATCGGCTATGTGCACCTGGAGACGCTGCCGCTGTACGACGTGTTCGCGGGCGGCGTCCTGGAGCGGATACCGGCGGTGCCCGGCACCGCGGGCCCGGCGCCGGACGGGCCCGCGGTGCCGGGCCCGTCCCGGCGGACGCTCCCCCTGCTCGGCCCCTGA